CCCCGAACCCGCCGCCGTTCCACGTGTCACCGTCACCCCAACGAACCAGTAACCGGTTTATGCGCATTATGCCTCCGAGATCGCCTCACCGGTCTAGACTCTGCAACAAATCACCTTCAATCTAAACACGAAACAATCGTCTCGTTTCCGTTGAGTCGCCGGACAAGAGGCCACGCCGGTGGTGCTCCGTCGTCTACGCTACCGGAGCTCCGCCGGAGCAGATCCGTCGCCGTTGAGAAATGTGAGATTCTGAACGATTCGTGTTTGGATCTCCGGCGGAAGTCGTGTGATGTTAGGGTTTGTAACAGACTCACTGATCTGTTTAATGTTGATGATTTGAAGAGTGGAGATCGAGCTCTGAGAGTTGAATCGAAGAATTTAGGGTTTTTTGTTGAAGATAATGGTGAAATtagtgaaattagggtttcaggAGTTAATGATAATGGTGagattgaagaagaagaagaagaagaagaaggagaggATCTAAGGACGATGAAGGAGCACATTGAGATGGAATTGCAGAACAGAAAGAAGAAATTATGGAAAACAGCTTCGGTTTTCGGTGATAAACTGCGAAAATGGAGGAAAAGGGACAAGGAGAAGAAGGAGAGTGAGAACGATAGGTCGAGTTTAAGTCGAGTTAAGGATCCTGAACTGCAATGTGGTAGGAGATCATGTGATGTGGCACCTAGGTTTTCTGTTGATGCGCATAGGATGTCGGTAGAGGATCCGCAGTTTTCGTATGACGAGCATAGGGCTTCTTGGGATGGGTATATGATTGCTAGGACGATTCCTCGTCTTACGCCGATGCTGCCGATTGTGGATGATATGATTTTGCCCCCGGTAAACAAGAGGGTTATGGTGAAGGAAGAGGGGTCGAGTTCTGGTGTGTCAGCGAAGTCCAATTCAGACTCGTGTTCGTCGAATACTGCAAGTAGTTCGAGCTCGATGAAAAGTTCGAGTTCTAAAGGTGTAGGATTAGAGGGTGGTTATGTAAAATCTGCATTGCGAATAAATGATGTTATTGGTCAAGAAACGAAGTTGGTTATAACTGAGAGAGAGTTCAATGATTGGCATTTGAGATCTGTCAACGATAGCAATTTGGAATCCGCTTCAAATGCACCTGTTTCCGCTCGTAGAACAGTCAAGAATGGGTGGAGAAAGGTGTCTAGTTTATGGAGCTATAAGTCAAAACATAGTGACAAAAAGAACGGCGGTTGTATCCCCGAGAACGGAGCATCTTTGAATCAAAACAGTGAGATCAAAACCGGTAAACTTGTTAGAAACAGTAGCTGTGTGGGTTCAAGAAACAAAACTGAATCGCATACAAATGGTCTAGAGGGTGGTAGGCATTCTTTAAGTGATATTGAAAGTGGCTTGATGAGGCTGCATTTTTCAGCATTTGGTAAGTCTAGGAAGAAACTGGCTCCATCTATGGTTACCGATGATTGAGCTAATATTCAGGTACTGTCTCAACATATTAGCCGTGTAGAGgttgttaatttgttttatatTCTTGTTTTGTGCACACACGTGTAGCTTGTTGTTACTTTTCTTATGCTTAGAAGATAAGAATAATATGAGTTCAAGTTTTACCACTGCTTTGGTACATATGTCACCACTGCATATTGAACCTTGTAATGTTTGAAAAAATTTATAGTGAACACCTGAATTTTCTCAAGGGATGCCCAAGACTAAAGTTATACCACTTTGCAAGAAGTTATAGATAGTATACTATCAATCATTATTATTCTTGATCTCTGAATTCGTTTTTTCTTGTAAGGCCTAGAAAAACATAGTGCCATAGTAGATTATACGCAGTTTATCTGAACACTAATCTATGGCAATGCCGCAACGGTCCTTTGTAATGATTACTAATTAACAACCAAGTAAAACCAGACTGAAATCTTGCTTTGAACATTGCATTCTTTGAAGATAACTTGTGGTGTGAGTTGCCTTTTTTTTCTAGGACAAAAGACTAAACCTCACAGTATCTTATAAACAACTACACTAATACAAAATTTATGATCCACCCAAGATTTAGCACatttaaaacagccaacagccagtAGAAGTTCTGTAGTTGCCCATACTTCAGATTTAGGGTGTGAATATGTGGCATGTTACAATAACAAAACGAAATTTGCGAGTTTTGAGGTTAGTCTAAACGGGTTTGGGTAAGTTTTGGGCCGAAACCATGAATACATATGGCTGAACAGGTTTGCAGGTTGATCcgtttagtatatatatttttttaaatgtgtttttCTGAAATAACTTAAACCGATTGCGTATTTTATCACGgaatttaaaatataaaagagAAACAAGCATCATTTTTACTGTTTAAACATAGTTATTTTATATacattggttttttttttttttttgtttcaaatTTGTTAATTTAGagtattatttaaaaaaaataaaagtaaaatttCGGGTTAAACGGGTCATGTTCATGTCAATCCGTGAAAACCCATGTTTGCGTTCATGTGTGTTGACAGGATTTTTGGGTTTGTGTAGGTTTAGATCCGTCAACTCCCCATTTAGCACCCCTAATTCAGATTGTCTTGTGTTGATTTTAGAAGTTAAGAGACTACATGTGGAAAGTTTTACCTATTTACTTACtatttacttatgaatgggtcTTGTAACGGGTCAAATGGACCAACAAAAAAGAATAATTTAAAAGCAAACTAGTCAAATAGGTTAGAAGAAATCAAAGGTGGATTTAAAAAAATATCTAATCCACTAACCTTTCCGGGCCGTAAACAAGCCGAACAAACACGAAAGGTTCATGCTCATGTTCTTTGTTTAATCACAGAGCATGAACACATAAAGGGACGTATTTCTTGTGTGTGTTCGTTTGTTGAGAACATAGACTTGCATGTTCGTTTATATTCTACGCCAGTATATAAGCGAATATAAACAAAACTAGTATGTAAATTGAAGATACATATCCGAGGACGGACCTTTCTCATAAGGGCCGGACCGAATCATTAAGGGACGCATATCCCAAAAAGCTCCGTCCCCCAATCATCAGCAGACGCACCACCTACAGGTGCGTTCAGCCGAATGATGTCATCACAATTGACTAATATAAATACTCCTATCAAGTACAACCCAAGTACGATTTTCTGAACCTTCgtcctactttctctctctactttctctctctatcaaatacttatcctcacgccggaggtTGGTCGCAGAGAGCCATCCCATCTCTACGGCGAGCCTAACGGTTTGTTCATCTTGCAGGTTCAAATCTTCGAGCATCCACAAGATCCAAACGAGATTACAGTCTTCAGTCTTAATCTCTGGATCTTCATAAATCTAAAAAAGATAATGCTAGCCTAGCCGCCTAGGGTTTCTAATTTCCAAATTAGTATTAcctatttaatttattttaatgaATATGCAAAAGAACATAAATGAATGGCATCAAAAGAAATTCAATGAACAAACATAGATGAAGTTAAGGTGTGTAGGATGgtaatgggtcgggttcgggtcaggtattggtaatcccatactCTTATCCGATTGTAAAATCGTGTTCTATACCTGACCTAATACTCGTTgggtatttgtcgggtaattacctGACGGGTATCAGGTATACCAGCGGATATTgggtatacccattagtttgttTCAAGATATATGTTGTGATTTCCAAATACATTTCTTTactataataattattatataatttcatttatataacaactgttataaataaaaaaataaatagaaaaatgtacattacataaATGTAAGTTTTTATCATAaattaatcatcatcatcatactcagtaaatcccatcaatagcaaagctaaggtagggtttgagtagggtaagatgtagacagtcttacctctaccccgtaggaatagagaggctgcttccagtgagacctccggctcgatagtagttttgcatcaagccttggacataagacacataacactcaacaatcgggacaaaggccgattagtgcatgtacccttttgtctttcgaCTTTTAACGCCATCACATGATGCATAATTAATCATCCgtctcttttaacgttattttcacgaaattagtaaaataacgttaaaattagcgcactttcacttttgcccccgagcatccacacatatatacattatatgtgcataccgcaagcggggctacttttatcataaattaataataactttataatacttatacacttatatgtatatacttcaaaacatacaaaatataaatactattatcAAATTCATATACTAAAAGATTTTGTTTTTCACATTATGAACATATTGTCACACCCTCGTTTTTCGGTGGGCCCGGACTTTGGGTTTATACGTGACGATTGATACCAGTAATCACAATACACAGCGGAAGATAggattttaaattaaattattaaaGTACAAACATATAGTTGAGGTTGAGGTTCTAGTTGTGACGGTCCTCCACGCATAGGATCTTTTCCTACTCTTCGTCTCCTTGGTGGCTTATTTTCCCTATCAAATAGAAAATCAATAACTATATAGATAGGAGTGTTCTTAGGTTAAGTCTAGACTCGGAAAAGTCTAAGGAGTATGCAATTGTGATATTTGAGCTTagacacaaaagactagtgtctAATTCGCTTAAattgtggctctgataccaacatgTCCACTCTGATTTCCCGATGGGTCCGGACTTGGGGTTTATACGTGACGATTGATATTAGTAATCACAATACACAGCCCGGTTGGTACGTGAAGATGAgaattttaaattaaattattaaaGTACAACCATATAGTGTCCAAAGTTCAAAAATATCATACAGACTGTTCCTACTAAAAAAGGATCCGCAGGTGGACCGAATTATGCCCGGTTGGTAGTTCCACCACTGGAATTTGGGCTCCACCGAGTCTCCGATAATCGAACATGCTTGAAATTGATTTGGGGGTTTGTAAATTGGGGTTTTTGGGGTGAACTGGGTGAAGATATGAAAAAGGTTTGTGGGTTTTTGGCTGAGGAAGTTTGACGATGAGATGCATGAATTGGGGGAGTGATGAATTGGGGGAATGATTTTATAAGTGGAGTAGGTTTGTCAAAATTgtcaaaaattaaaaataaataaattaaataagtGGGGTAGGGCCATCAACAATTTCCTTGTTTCCATCCTTGGAGGGGCATCCTCCAAGAACTGTGACATGACGCTGAGGTGGAGGGGCATCCTCCAAGGACTACCCTCTCGCGTACCGAGTTGCCTTATACTTAGGTAGTGAAGCATGTTATAATTATGTAATGAAGCATGTTATGGTTTTCAACATGCTTGATTATGtcttttcaacatgcgtgattagggttttgagttttacaaTGCGCGTAATTTTATAGAGGAATATTGTACGTTATCCGGactctatatatataaatacatataaaaGCTTATAAAAATCTTTCGGGCCTTTTGAAAATTTAGGCCTCGAGCGACGGCATAGGTTGACTGGCCCAAGACCGGCACTACCTTTAATTCTACAGATTATGCTGATTATGAGACTTGAACCTTTACGAAAAGGAGATGAACACCTTACCAACAATACCGCAAGGCTATAAGCAATTTATTGTTAGATAATTATTCACCATGGATTTAGGTTTCAAATATTCCCATTGAATATTCACAactaataaacaaacaaataataTAAGAAAGCTAATTTCACAACTTTCTGAAACAAAGAAAGGAAtgtaaactaaaaaaaaaaaaccaatttatTGAAAGGAAGTCAATGAATTTCCTCACGAACAAACAGGCAATGAACTTTAAAAAAAACGTGCATCCCACCCCTCCCTTTCCACCCTCTATATACTTACTACACTCCCACCACCATTTTCTACCAAACCACCCTTTAATCCCATGGCTGGCCCAAAAAAGTCACCGcctccgtcgccaccaccaccgtcaacGTCTCCGTCACCCTCCCGCTCACCGGGAGTATCCCTACAACCATCATCCCCCCGAAAAAACCCATCGAAATCGACCAAAATCTTCCGCCGTGTCCGTTCTGTTTTCCGCTCATTCCCCATCATAACTCCAGCCGCGTGTAAATTCCCGGTCTCCCTCCACAACCAACATGACAACCACCACATCCACGGTGGGACCCGAATGACGGGTACCCTTTTCGGCTACCGAAAAACCCGAATCAACCTTGCTATCCAAGAAAACCCGAGGTGTTTACCCGTTCTTTTACTAGAACTATCTATTCCGACAGGAAAGCTTCTCCAAGAAATGGGGTTGGGCCTCGTTAGAATCGCGATGGAGTGCGAAAAACGAGGCGGGAAGACGAAGCTCGTGGACGAGCCGATATGGACGATGTATTGTAACGGTAAGAAAATGGGGTATGGTGTGAAAAGAGAGCCAACGGATGATGATTTACACGTTATGCAAATGTTGCATGCAATATCTATGGGTGCAGGAGTGCTACCGACAGCTGGTgacagtaatagtaatagtaacaGTAGTAGTGTTGATGGTGATGCGACTGAGATTATTGTCGCATCTCCATCAACAGATGGAGAATTAACGTATATGCGAGCACATTTTGAACGAGTGATCGGATCAAAGGATTCCGAGACTTATTACATGATGAACCCGGATGGTAATAGTGGTCCTGAATTGAGTATATTCTTTGTGCGAGTTtgaattggttttgtattaatttttttttttttttaagatagaTATGTTGTAATTTATAAAGTTGTGAAGACAGGGTAGATGTGACTATACTAGACGTTTGAAATTTGATTGAAATTTGTTCTTTTCATTGGAACATTTTGATGTAAGTAAGTTAATTATcgtgtttttttttatatatataggaatTGTGGTAAGTTTGATGATAAATTTCTTATGACCAATTTGTTATTTTTCTATAGATTTGACATTGAaatcattttttataaaaacaaacagacATTTAAAAGATTTAACATTGTAATTTTGATAAAACTGGAGACTGAAATGAATCTGACTCCAACTCTCTTTAAAAAAAGTTGTGTCAAAAATTGAAAGACAtactttttttaattttgaacGGCTAACATTACTAACAAATGATTCAGGTCATAAAAAATTTTAGTAAAAAGTGACCTTTAAGAACGGATTTACATGATTATGAAGATTAACCTCTGTAAACTGAAAATTTAAAAGATTTTTCATGTGAAATTATATTGAAAATCAAATCCTTTAAAAAATAGAAAACGTTGTGTTCGCTAAATATAGAAACTTAACTAACCATTATTTTTTGAGGGTTTAGGGTGAGTATCAAATAGAAATTTTATTTTGGTTAGAAAGAATATGAAGCAATAGCATTATGACATGtgtcaaaatttaaaataaagagaaaaaatattttaggggctgtttggtagcctcttaatccattcagaggttgtctcttaaTGAAATCATTTGTGGCCCTTAtgtctgaatgaataagaggtaaccttaTGTCTGACTGGataagaggtaacatctgaatgtTAAACCATCACATGTCATATTCTTCTACATTATCTTTGTTAAACTCTTACATGAtttcattaagaggtagcctcttaatgtcattcagatgctaccaaacagccccttagtcaaTTTTACCCAATTTTCTCCCTTCTTCTTCTCtttgtaacttcaaaacccataattttcaaccttttcttcactttctatctcaataatcactacattatagtgcgattttgtcaccaatcaatgattcaaacacccaatcaacgtgttcttcaacttttttttgaagaaacccagtttaatttcatacaatatctcattttttttcctgtgattttgaagcgaatcactcgattcgttcgattcgatcgcatataagtgtttctaacattcaaatttcgtcaatcggtgaagaaatctgaagaaatcggcttcgatctatgtaagaatttttttaat
The Helianthus annuus cultivar XRQ/B chromosome 6, HanXRQr2.0-SUNRISE, whole genome shotgun sequence genome window above contains:
- the LOC110865555 gene encoding protein OCTOPUS-like, which codes for MDPDPQTRTRPRTRRRSTCHRHPNEPVTGLCALCLRDRLTGLDSATNHLQSKHETIVSFPLSRRTRGHAGGAPSSTLPELRRSRSVAVEKCEILNDSCLDLRRKSCDVRVCNRLTDLFNVDDLKSGDRALRVESKNLGFFVEDNGEISEIRVSGVNDNGEIEEEEEEEEGEDLRTMKEHIEMELQNRKKKLWKTASVFGDKLRKWRKRDKEKKESENDRSSLSRVKDPELQCGRRSCDVAPRFSVDAHRMSVEDPQFSYDEHRASWDGYMIARTIPRLTPMLPIVDDMILPPVNKRVMVKEEGSSSGVSAKSNSDSCSSNTASSSSSMKSSSSKGVGLEGGYVKSALRINDVIGQETKLVITEREFNDWHLRSVNDSNLESASNAPVSARRTVKNGWRKVSSLWSYKSKHSDKKNGGCIPENGASLNQNSEIKTGKLVRNSSCVGSRNKTESHTNGLEGGRHSLSDIESGLMRLHFSAFGKSRKKLAPSMVTDD
- the LOC110865556 gene encoding protein MIZU-KUSSEI 1, which gives rise to MAGPKKSPPPSPPPPSTSPSPSRSPGVSLQPSSPRKNPSKSTKIFRRVRSVFRSFPIITPAACKFPVSLHNQHDNHHIHGGTRMTGTLFGYRKTRINLAIQENPRCLPVLLLELSIPTGKLLQEMGLGLVRIAMECEKRGGKTKLVDEPIWTMYCNGKKMGYGVKREPTDDDLHVMQMLHAISMGAGVLPTAGDSNSNSNSSSVDGDATEIIVASPSTDGELTYMRAHFERVIGSKDSETYYMMNPDGNSGPELSIFFVRV